A window of Candidatus Jettenia caeni contains these coding sequences:
- a CDS encoding leucyl-tRNA synthase — MAKREYNFTDIERKWQGFWEGCGLFRVDETSRKEKFYCLVMFPYPSGTLHVGHGRNYIIGDVVSRYKIMKGYNVLSPIGWDAFGLPAENAAIKSGVHPALWTRDNIKAMKRQLQRWGVGYDWDREVTSCNPDYYKWTQWIFLKLYENNLAYKKKAAVNWCPSCATVLANEQVVDGCCERCDTPVRQRDLEQWFFRISQYAQILLDDISLLEGWPERVKTMQANWIGRSEGIRINFTLENSDTIVPCFTTRPDTLYGVTFISLAPEHPFVNELISGSPQEMAIKDFIERARSQGMVERTAEGTEKEGVFTGKYVINPIDKSKVPVWIANYVLMEYGTGAVMGVPAHDQRDFLFARKYHLPVKIVIQPKEGELRADTMNAAYIDNGVQVNSGVFNGMPNTETIRKIPEYLESKGFGAKTVTYRLRDWLISRQRYWGAPIPIVYCEKCGTVPVPESQLPVVLPEKVEFKPHGMSPLAEVDSFINTQCPRCSGAARREIDTMDTFVDSSWYFLRYLSPKEADRPFIPEKVNTWLPVDQYIGGVEHAILHLLYSRFITKVLYDLEYITFKEPFQHLFTQGMIIKDGAKMSKSKGNVVSPDILIDKYGADTQRLYILFIGPPQKDAEWNDRGVLGAYRFLGRLWQKITDYEEVYAKIPGTDISIQKLSNQAKTLYRQTNQTIKKVTEDVETSWHFNTAIASVMELLNNVDLFHVTIPQNTEELDFHVFRHAMETILLLMAPFIPHICEELWEVMGHKPGIFRQPWPTYDKNAIHEEMIEIVIQINSKVRSRLSVPVDMNNDELRRCVLDDERIIALLDGKKIINTVIVPKKLVNIVVK, encoded by the coding sequence ATGGCAAAGAGGGAATATAACTTCACCGATATTGAAAGAAAGTGGCAGGGATTTTGGGAAGGTTGCGGATTGTTCCGTGTTGATGAGACAAGCAGGAAAGAAAAATTCTACTGTCTGGTCATGTTCCCGTATCCCTCCGGTACCCTGCATGTAGGCCATGGCAGAAACTACATTATCGGTGATGTTGTCTCACGATACAAGATTATGAAGGGGTATAACGTGCTTTCGCCTATTGGTTGGGATGCCTTTGGTCTTCCTGCAGAGAATGCAGCTATCAAGAGCGGTGTTCATCCTGCTCTCTGGACAAGAGACAATATTAAGGCCATGAAACGCCAACTTCAGCGATGGGGGGTAGGCTATGATTGGGACAGAGAGGTTACTTCCTGTAACCCCGATTATTATAAATGGACGCAGTGGATATTCCTTAAACTCTACGAGAATAATCTGGCGTATAAAAAGAAGGCAGCCGTGAACTGGTGTCCTTCATGCGCCACCGTGCTGGCCAATGAACAGGTTGTAGATGGTTGCTGTGAACGCTGTGATACGCCTGTCCGGCAGCGAGATCTTGAACAATGGTTTTTCCGTATCAGTCAGTATGCGCAAATATTACTGGATGATATCTCTTTATTAGAAGGCTGGCCTGAACGGGTAAAGACCATGCAGGCAAATTGGATAGGCAGAAGCGAAGGTATTCGTATTAATTTTACCTTAGAAAATTCTGATACGATAGTACCGTGCTTTACCACACGCCCTGATACACTCTATGGCGTTACCTTTATCTCCCTGGCGCCAGAACATCCCTTTGTTAATGAGTTGATCTCAGGTTCTCCCCAAGAAATGGCCATTAAGGATTTTATAGAAAGGGCACGCAGTCAGGGTATGGTAGAGCGTACGGCTGAAGGGACAGAGAAGGAGGGGGTATTTACTGGTAAATATGTTATCAACCCCATCGATAAGAGTAAAGTACCCGTCTGGATAGCCAACTACGTTCTTATGGAATATGGCACGGGAGCTGTTATGGGTGTGCCTGCTCACGATCAGAGGGATTTTCTGTTTGCCAGGAAATATCATCTGCCGGTTAAGATTGTTATTCAGCCCAAAGAAGGGGAATTAAGAGCCGATACAATGAATGCGGCATATATCGATAATGGTGTCCAGGTCAATTCAGGAGTTTTTAATGGTATGCCGAATACAGAGACGATAAGAAAAATTCCTGAATATCTTGAATCGAAAGGATTCGGCGCAAAGACAGTAACCTACAGGTTACGGGACTGGCTTATATCAAGGCAGCGTTACTGGGGAGCGCCTATTCCCATTGTTTACTGTGAAAAATGTGGTACAGTGCCTGTTCCTGAATCACAACTTCCGGTAGTACTGCCTGAAAAAGTAGAATTTAAGCCTCACGGCATGAGCCCATTGGCAGAGGTTGATTCCTTTATTAATACGCAATGTCCGAGATGTTCCGGGGCGGCAAGGCGGGAGATCGATACGATGGACACGTTTGTAGACTCAAGCTGGTATTTCCTCAGATATCTTTCTCCTAAGGAAGCGGATCGGCCTTTTATTCCGGAAAAAGTTAATACATGGTTGCCTGTAGACCAGTATATTGGCGGTGTCGAACATGCGATCCTGCACCTTCTTTATTCCCGCTTTATTACCAAGGTCCTTTACGATCTTGAATATATTACGTTTAAAGAGCCTTTTCAACACCTCTTTACTCAGGGTATGATTATCAAGGACGGCGCTAAAATGTCAAAGTCCAAAGGTAACGTCGTGAGTCCTGATATCCTTATTGATAAGTATGGAGCAGATACCCAGCGCCTCTATATCCTTTTTATCGGTCCGCCTCAGAAGGATGCTGAATGGAACGACCGTGGAGTTTTAGGCGCTTATCGGTTTCTTGGCCGTTTATGGCAAAAAATCACCGATTATGAAGAAGTTTATGCAAAAATACCGGGAACGGATATTTCCATCCAAAAACTTTCAAATCAGGCGAAGACCCTTTACCGTCAAACAAATCAAACCATAAAGAAGGTCACAGAAGATGTAGAAACCTCCTGGCATTTCAACACGGCGATTGCTTCTGTAATGGAGTTACTCAACAACGTAGATTTGTTTCATGTTACCATCCCGCAGAACACTGAAGAACTTGATTTTCATGTCTTCCGCCATGCCATGGAGACTATTCTTTTGTTAATGGCTCCCTTTATTCCTCATATTTGTGAAGAATTGTGGGAAGTTATGGGTCACAAACCAGGCATATTCCGGCAACCATGGCCTACGTATGACAAAAATGCTATCCATGAGGAGATGATAGAGATTGTTATTCAGATCAACAGTAAAGTCAGAAGTCGTCTATCGGTGCCTGTCGATATGAACAATGATGAATTGAGAAGGTGTGTGCTCGATGATGAACGCATTATCGCATTATTGGATGGTAAGAAAATTATCAATACCGTTATCGTGCCGAAAAAACTTGTGAATATTGTGGTAAAATAG
- a CDS encoding ATP-dependent metallopeptidase, with protein MLKKNKNKTKKTPFSIGYILLFLAVMYIVQMFLSPKAEELSYSQFRLYLKNGYISDCSVGANLIRGHYKKSSPEETGKEQKIAFVTVPIHDKELISELESQKVRFKGTTENNFLKNIFMWWVFPFGIMALGWFFLFKKVGGMGSPFMSFGKAKIKLYSDNGSQKTTFIDVAGCDEAKEELKEIIDFLSFPERFQKLGGKIPKGVLLIGPPGTGKTLLARAVAGEAGVPFFSISGSDFVEMFVGMGAARVRDMFEQAKEKAPCIVFIDEIDSVGRQRGTGLGGGHDEREQTLNQLLAEMDGFNSQKGVIIIAATNRPDVLDSALLRPGRFDRQVTVDRPDLIGREAILSVHAKNIKLASNISLKVIAKRTPGFSGADLANVINEAALLAARYNKTDVGMEELESSIDRVLAGPERKSRIMSSGEKRTVAIHESGHTLIAALLPNTDPVHKVSIIPRGTAALGYTMQLPMEDKYLTSESEILDTLCVLLGGRAAEELILQEISTGAQNDLEKVSQLSRSYVCRFGMSKVLGPQTFGRQSGNIFLGHDLVQEKEYSDKTAVIIDDEVTNIIMRSYEKVKKLINDNRDKLELLSKKLEEEEVLEGDQVLELLNIERKHPKTHKETEIAPVEQPQKSLQYITKDIGLGL; from the coding sequence ATGCTTAAAAAAAATAAGAACAAAACTAAAAAGACACCTTTTTCTATTGGATATATATTACTATTCCTTGCCGTTATGTATATCGTGCAGATGTTTTTATCTCCTAAGGCTGAGGAACTGTCTTATAGCCAATTCCGGTTATATCTGAAGAACGGTTATATATCCGATTGTTCCGTAGGAGCTAATCTTATCCGCGGCCATTATAAAAAATCATCTCCTGAAGAAACTGGTAAAGAACAGAAAATTGCATTTGTTACCGTACCCATACACGACAAAGAGCTTATCAGCGAACTCGAATCACAAAAGGTTAGATTTAAAGGTACAACCGAAAATAACTTTCTTAAAAATATCTTTATGTGGTGGGTATTTCCCTTCGGTATTATGGCATTAGGCTGGTTTTTTCTCTTCAAAAAAGTTGGTGGGATGGGATCACCTTTTATGTCTTTTGGAAAGGCAAAAATTAAATTATATTCGGACAATGGCTCGCAGAAGACTACTTTTATAGATGTTGCAGGATGTGACGAAGCAAAAGAAGAATTGAAAGAGATCATAGATTTTCTCTCTTTCCCTGAGCGGTTTCAAAAGCTAGGGGGAAAAATCCCTAAAGGGGTACTTCTCATTGGTCCTCCGGGAACAGGAAAAACATTGCTTGCCAGGGCCGTCGCTGGAGAAGCAGGGGTACCTTTTTTTTCGATTAGCGGATCAGACTTTGTCGAAATGTTTGTTGGAATGGGCGCAGCAAGGGTGCGAGATATGTTTGAACAAGCAAAAGAAAAGGCCCCATGTATTGTCTTCATTGACGAAATCGATAGTGTTGGCCGACAAAGGGGCACAGGATTAGGTGGCGGCCACGATGAGCGCGAACAAACTCTTAATCAACTCCTTGCAGAAATGGACGGTTTCAATTCACAAAAGGGAGTCATTATAATTGCAGCAACGAACCGACCTGACGTCCTGGATAGCGCATTACTTCGCCCAGGTCGTTTTGACCGACAAGTAACCGTTGATAGACCAGACCTTATTGGACGAGAAGCTATTTTGTCTGTTCATGCCAAGAATATAAAGCTGGCTTCCAATATTAGTTTAAAGGTTATCGCAAAACGTACGCCTGGCTTTTCCGGGGCAGATTTAGCCAACGTTATCAATGAGGCTGCACTGCTTGCAGCAAGGTATAATAAGACTGATGTGGGCATGGAGGAATTAGAATCCTCCATAGACAGGGTGTTAGCTGGTCCGGAAAGAAAGAGCAGGATTATGAGCAGTGGTGAAAAAAGGACTGTTGCTATTCACGAATCAGGACATACCCTGATAGCAGCCTTACTTCCCAATACAGACCCCGTACATAAGGTTTCTATTATTCCAAGAGGAACTGCAGCACTTGGCTATACTATGCAGCTGCCTATGGAAGATAAATATCTAACCAGCGAATCTGAGATACTCGACACTCTTTGTGTATTACTCGGAGGCCGCGCTGCTGAAGAACTCATATTACAGGAAATATCGACAGGCGCTCAAAATGATCTCGAAAAGGTCTCACAATTATCTCGAAGTTATGTATGCCGGTTTGGCATGAGCAAGGTACTAGGACCTCAAACTTTCGGTAGACAATCGGGAAATATCTTTCTCGGACATGATCTTGTCCAGGAAAAGGAATATAGCGACAAAACCGCGGTGATTATCGATGATGAGGTTACCAATATTATTATGAGAAGTTATGAAAAGGTAAAAAAACTCATCAATGATAACCGGGATAAATTAGAATTATTATCAAAAAAGCTGGAGGAAGAAGAGGTATTAGAGGGAGATCAGGTACTTGAATTGCTCAATATAGAAAGGAAACATCCAAAGACGCATAAAGAAACTGAGATTGCTCCCGTAGAACAGCCGCAAAAAAGCTTGCAATACATAACCAAAGATATTGGACTGGGACTATAA
- a CDS encoding ATP phosphoribosyltransferase — translation MKKLCLGLPKGSLQEATIDMMKKAGYTVIVNSRSYYPTIDDDEISVRLIRPQDMSRYIEKGIIDAGLTGADWVKEAESDVRVVVSLIYAKQQLTKVKWVLAVPETSAIHTVNDLQGKKIATELVNVTRRYLAERGIVADIEFSHGATEAKAPDLVDAIVELTETGNSLRANKLRIVETIMESSTLLIANHNAWEDEWKRTKIENLAMLFEGAIIAREKVGLKMNVPNGALDQVLKKLPALRKPTISSLSEGAGYAIETVLDETIARKITPELKRAGAEGIIEYPLNKVIL, via the coding sequence ATGAAAAAATTATGTTTAGGCCTGCCTAAGGGCAGCCTTCAAGAAGCAACTATTGATATGATGAAAAAGGCAGGTTATACGGTCATCGTGAATTCACGGTCCTATTATCCTACGATTGATGATGACGAAATTTCTGTAAGATTGATAAGACCGCAGGATATGTCAAGGTATATTGAAAAAGGCATTATAGATGCAGGCTTAACTGGCGCAGATTGGGTAAAAGAGGCTGAATCTGATGTCAGAGTTGTTGTAAGCCTGATATATGCCAAACAACAGTTGACAAAAGTTAAATGGGTTTTGGCAGTTCCTGAAACTTCAGCAATACATACCGTAAATGATCTGCAGGGGAAAAAGATTGCAACTGAATTGGTAAATGTAACACGTCGATATCTTGCTGAACGGGGAATTGTTGCTGATATTGAATTTTCTCATGGCGCTACAGAGGCAAAAGCTCCTGATTTAGTTGATGCAATTGTAGAACTCACCGAGACAGGTAACAGTTTACGGGCAAATAAACTTCGCATTGTGGAAACTATTATGGAATCATCAACACTCCTTATTGCAAATCATAATGCATGGGAGGATGAATGGAAGCGTACGAAGATAGAAAACCTTGCAATGCTCTTTGAAGGAGCTATTATCGCCCGTGAAAAGGTTGGGTTGAAAATGAATGTGCCGAACGGTGCTTTAGATCAGGTATTAAAAAAATTACCTGCGCTGAGGAAACCAACGATTTCATCGTTATCCGAGGGAGCTGGTTATGCAATTGAAACCGTGCTGGATGAAACGATAGCAAGAAAGATAACCCCTGAATTAAAAAGAGCAGGAGCCGAGGGGATTATTGAATATCCCTTAAATAAAGTTATTCTTTAA
- a CDS encoding ribosome-binding factor A codes for MSSRRIERLSEVLKQEVSKAILYKLKDPRISFITVTKVEITPDLKRAKVYISILGDEPTQRKTLRALEHAKGFIQAEVGAHLQTRYTPVLSFFLDESIKKSMHISKLIDEAVKGSDITVKGE; via the coding sequence ATGTCTTCAAGAAGAATTGAGAGATTATCTGAGGTCCTCAAGCAAGAGGTAAGCAAAGCCATCCTCTATAAATTGAAAGATCCCCGGATAAGTTTTATTACCGTAACAAAGGTGGAAATAACACCTGATTTGAAAAGGGCAAAGGTATATATTTCTATATTAGGTGATGAACCAACGCAGAGGAAAACCCTCAGGGCGTTAGAACACGCTAAAGGATTTATCCAGGCTGAAGTTGGTGCGCATTTGCAAACGCGATATACACCTGTTTTATCATTTTTTTTGGATGAATCGATTAAAAAGAGTATGCATATTTCAAAACTTATTGATGAAGCCGTTAAGGGAAGTGATATAACGGTAAAGGGTGAGTAG
- a CDS encoding translation initiation factor IF-2 — protein MEKIRISSLAKELGVKSSLLIDKCHERGLTHITHHANTLVPEQAEMIRQLFQPSTKVTPAEEPKVKETVPPPIVEQKKEVKTVPQAGNVVKVVQPNKVVTVHRGSAPAQKQVVRVTPVKSYWKKKHPPSNISPKRREHLEEVAEVKKPIIKEKETKVIMESPITVKDLSSKLGIRANEIITKLLLEHNIRVTINQILKEDIVHLLGIEYGIEIEIRKREVVEEHNFIAEQVSTKVEDMVHRAPIVTFLGHVDHGKTSLLDSIRQTDVAAGEIGGITQHIGAYKVEMNGKHVVFLDTPGHEAFTAMRARGANITDVVVLVVAADDGVMPQTEEALNHAKAANVPIVVAVNKIDKPGANPMRVKQQLAGLDLIPEEWGGKTQFVETSAITKKGIDTLLERLLLESEILELKANPKNPARGVVLEAHLSEGRGVVASILIQDGTLHQGDIILCGKTFGRARLMTNERGIDLKEAGPAIPVSVSDFSEVPEAGDKFFVVNDIQKAREIAQERQKKERETSLMKFQHVTLDSLYSRIAEGKVKEIKVILKADYKGSVEVLKKALEGLSTPEIKVKILHCGVGGITESDVLLADASDAFVIGFYVTTEDKARILAEEKGVEVRLYKIIYDATNEIKAAMEGMLEPETKEVVLGQIEIRLVYNISKIGNVAGCYVKSGKITRNASVRLIRDSIIIYDGKLESLKIVKDDVREVRAGHECGIKIANYDDIKVGDIVEAYEVQKIARTLTG, from the coding sequence ATGGAAAAAATTCGGATCAGTTCACTTGCAAAAGAACTAGGAGTAAAGAGTAGCCTGTTGATTGATAAGTGCCATGAGAGAGGGCTCACTCATATTACTCACCATGCAAATACGCTGGTGCCTGAGCAAGCAGAAATGATACGGCAACTGTTCCAGCCAAGCACAAAGGTAACTCCTGCAGAAGAACCTAAAGTAAAAGAAACGGTGCCACCACCAATTGTTGAACAAAAAAAAGAAGTCAAGACAGTGCCGCAGGCAGGTAATGTTGTTAAAGTTGTTCAACCAAACAAAGTTGTCACAGTTCACAGGGGAAGTGCTCCTGCACAAAAACAGGTTGTAAGGGTAACACCCGTAAAATCATATTGGAAAAAGAAGCACCCGCCGAGTAATATATCCCCTAAAAGGAGAGAGCATTTAGAGGAAGTTGCAGAAGTAAAAAAACCGATAATTAAGGAGAAAGAAACAAAGGTTATTATGGAATCACCAATAACGGTAAAAGACCTTTCCTCCAAATTGGGGATACGCGCAAACGAAATTATAACAAAACTACTTCTTGAGCATAATATTCGTGTAACAATTAACCAAATCTTAAAAGAAGATATTGTTCACTTATTAGGCATCGAGTATGGAATCGAAATTGAGATTAGAAAACGGGAGGTTGTTGAGGAGCATAATTTTATAGCTGAGCAGGTGTCCACAAAAGTAGAGGATATGGTGCATCGTGCGCCAATTGTGACTTTTTTAGGGCACGTTGATCACGGGAAGACATCGCTTCTCGACAGTATCCGGCAAACAGATGTAGCTGCCGGAGAAATAGGTGGTATTACGCAACATATAGGTGCATATAAAGTAGAAATGAACGGAAAGCATGTGGTATTTCTGGATACTCCAGGTCATGAAGCCTTTACCGCAATGCGGGCAAGAGGAGCGAATATTACTGATGTGGTGGTGCTTGTTGTGGCAGCTGATGACGGAGTGATGCCTCAAACAGAGGAGGCGCTAAACCATGCCAAGGCTGCTAATGTGCCGATTGTTGTAGCGGTGAACAAAATTGATAAACCAGGTGCCAATCCTATGAGAGTCAAACAGCAGCTTGCAGGACTGGATTTAATCCCCGAAGAATGGGGCGGAAAAACTCAATTTGTTGAAACTTCTGCTATAACAAAAAAAGGAATAGATACCCTTCTCGAAAGGCTTCTATTAGAATCCGAAATTCTTGAATTAAAAGCAAATCCTAAAAATCCTGCACGCGGTGTGGTATTAGAGGCGCATTTAAGTGAGGGACGGGGTGTTGTTGCCAGTATCCTGATACAGGACGGCACCCTGCATCAGGGAGATATAATTCTCTGTGGTAAAACATTTGGCAGGGCGCGTCTTATGACAAACGAAAGAGGTATTGATCTCAAAGAAGCTGGCCCGGCGATTCCTGTATCTGTTTCAGATTTTTCTGAGGTTCCCGAAGCTGGAGATAAATTCTTTGTAGTCAACGATATACAGAAGGCAAGGGAAATCGCTCAGGAGAGGCAAAAGAAGGAACGAGAGACCTCTTTAATGAAATTTCAGCATGTTACCCTGGATAGCCTTTACTCCAGAATTGCCGAAGGAAAGGTAAAAGAGATTAAAGTGATACTAAAGGCAGACTATAAAGGTTCCGTTGAAGTGTTGAAAAAGGCTTTAGAAGGCCTCTCAACCCCCGAAATTAAAGTGAAAATTTTACACTGTGGTGTAGGGGGGATTACGGAATCAGATGTGCTTCTTGCGGATGCATCGGATGCATTTGTGATTGGTTTTTATGTGACAACTGAGGATAAGGCTCGTATATTGGCAGAAGAAAAAGGAGTTGAGGTCAGACTTTACAAAATTATCTATGATGCTACGAACGAAATAAAGGCTGCAATGGAAGGTATGTTGGAACCAGAAACTAAAGAGGTTGTTCTCGGACAAATTGAAATACGACTTGTTTACAATATCTCAAAGATTGGCAATGTTGCTGGTTGTTATGTGAAATCTGGTAAAATTACCAGAAACGCTTCTGTTCGCTTGATTCGTGATAGTATTATTATTTATGATGGAAAGTTAGAATCTCTAAAGATAGTTAAAGACGATGTGAGAGAAGTTAGAGCGGGTCACGAATGCGGAATAAAGATTGCAAATTATGATGATATTAAAGTTGGCGATATTGTAGAAGCATACGAAGTGCAAAAGATTGCCCGTACCTTAACGGGATAG
- a CDS encoding transcription termination factor NusA, which translates to MDKESLLRLVDSLHRDKEIAKDVVFQGIEAALTTAARKHFKSQNTISIQIDRDTGEIIAMEGDHKIDPSELGRITAQTAKQVIIQKIREAERDVIYEDFISRKSTIVSGTVQRFEGSTMVVNLGKTESILHKPEQIADEHYNTGERIRAIVLDVKKVGARVKILLSRAHPDFVRRLFELEVPEIAEGTIEIKSLAREPGHRTKIAVASSDPNVDSVGACVGVRGARIKNIVDELNGEKIDIIRWCDEPELLLPNALKPAEVSGIILSAENKVATIVVPNDQLSLAIGKRGQNVRLAARLTSWDIDIITESELEERQKSHAVELTEVAEANKMPSGDLPAKHEISPDNIETSDKKEES; encoded by the coding sequence ATGGATAAGGAAAGTTTACTACGTTTAGTAGATAGTTTACATAGGGATAAGGAAATTGCCAAAGATGTTGTCTTCCAGGGTATAGAAGCTGCTTTGACTACTGCTGCGCGAAAACATTTTAAATCTCAGAATACTATTTCCATCCAAATTGATAGAGATACTGGAGAGATTATAGCTATGGAGGGCGATCATAAAATCGACCCTTCTGAGTTGGGCAGGATTACAGCACAAACTGCTAAACAAGTTATTATCCAAAAGATACGAGAGGCTGAACGGGATGTGATATATGAGGACTTTATCAGCCGGAAGAGTACTATTGTCAGTGGCACAGTGCAAAGATTCGAAGGTTCTACGATGGTTGTGAATCTTGGCAAAACAGAAAGTATTTTGCATAAACCAGAACAAATTGCTGATGAGCATTATAATACGGGTGAACGGATCAGAGCAATTGTTCTCGATGTTAAGAAAGTAGGAGCACGGGTAAAGATATTGCTCTCAAGAGCACATCCTGATTTTGTTCGCAGGCTTTTTGAGCTGGAAGTACCTGAAATTGCAGAAGGTACAATTGAGATTAAATCTCTTGCAAGAGAGCCAGGACACAGGACCAAAATTGCTGTAGCTTCGAGTGATCCAAATGTGGATAGTGTCGGTGCATGTGTTGGTGTACGCGGGGCTCGGATCAAGAATATTGTTGATGAGTTGAATGGTGAAAAGATTGATATTATCAGATGGTGTGATGAGCCAGAACTCCTGTTGCCGAATGCACTGAAGCCTGCAGAAGTTTCTGGGATTATTCTTTCTGCAGAAAATAAGGTCGCAACGATTGTGGTACCAAATGATCAGCTTTCTTTAGCGATTGGGAAAAGAGGGCAAAATGTGCGCCTTGCAGCTCGCTTAACTTCCTGGGATATTGACATCATAACAGAATCAGAACTTGAAGAGAGGCAAAAATCTCATGCTGTAGAACTTACAGAAGTTGCCGAAGCGAATAAAATGCCCTCAGGTGATTTACCTGCGAAACATGAAATATCTCCCGACAATATTGAAACGAGTGATAAAAAAGAGGAATCTTAA
- a CDS encoding glutamine amidotransferase translates to MVIIIDNYDSFTYNLVQQIGAFGARMEVFRNDKVNIKKIEEKMPNHIIISPGPCTPKEAGISNDIIKHFSGKIPILGVCLGHQCIAYTYGADVIRARRLMHGKTSMITHDGKTIYKGLPNPFVATRYHSLTVKRDSLPDCLEITARADDDEIMGIRHKEYPLEGVQFHPESFLTEEGPKLLKNFLAL, encoded by the coding sequence ATGGTAATTATTATCGATAATTATGACTCCTTCACGTATAATCTTGTGCAACAAATAGGTGCATTTGGCGCAAGAATGGAAGTCTTTAGAAATGACAAGGTCAATATTAAAAAAATTGAAGAAAAAATGCCCAACCATATCATTATATCACCGGGACCTTGCACACCTAAGGAAGCAGGCATCTCGAATGATATTATAAAGCACTTCTCCGGTAAAATACCTATCCTTGGAGTCTGCCTCGGTCACCAGTGTATTGCTTATACCTATGGCGCAGATGTGATCCGTGCCCGCAGGCTTATGCATGGCAAGACATCCATGATCACTCATGATGGCAAAACTATTTATAAAGGACTTCCCAATCCCTTTGTAGCAACACGTTATCATTCTCTTACTGTCAAAAGAGATTCATTACCTGATTGTCTTGAAATTACTGCCAGAGCAGATGATGATGAAATTATGGGTATACGCCATAAGGAATATCCGTTGGAGGGAGTTCAGTTTCATCCGGAATCTTTTTTAACTGAAGAAGGTCCAAAACTTCTTAAAAATTTTTTAGCGCTTTAA
- a CDS encoding orotidine 5'-phosphate decarboxylase produces the protein MENFADRLIATIRVKNSPVVVGLDPYFTLIPDSCKQKPLTLNKDNLAYAAYGILEFNRQVIDIIAPFVGIVKPQIAFYELYGYWGIWAYTETVKYAKQKELIVIGDIKRGDVPSTAEAYANAHIGEVQIDNVIESPFSTDAITVNPFLGTDSLLPFIQTAKKNHKGIFILVKTSNPLSGEFQDLLCGKRKLHEIIAEKIPVWGKELIGKQGYSAIGAVVGATFPQELSILRKIMPAAYFLIPGYGAQGATAKDMKCCFNPDGLGAIINASRSILYAYNLSPWKEKYGVSAWKEATREAIIKMNRELEEISGMT, from the coding sequence ATGGAAAATTTTGCCGACCGCCTTATCGCTACTATCCGCGTAAAAAACAGCCCCGTGGTAGTAGGCCTAGATCCTTATTTTACCCTCATTCCTGATTCATGTAAACAAAAGCCCTTAACCCTGAATAAAGACAATCTTGCGTATGCAGCATATGGTATCCTGGAATTTAATAGACAAGTCATCGATATTATTGCTCCATTTGTAGGTATCGTAAAACCCCAAATTGCATTTTATGAACTTTATGGTTACTGGGGAATTTGGGCCTATACGGAAACTGTTAAATATGCTAAACAAAAGGAATTAATTGTAATCGGTGATATTAAGAGGGGTGACGTTCCCAGCACGGCTGAGGCTTATGCTAATGCCCATATCGGAGAGGTTCAGATAGATAACGTCATCGAATCCCCTTTCTCTACAGACGCCATAACTGTTAACCCATTTTTGGGAACCGATAGTCTGCTTCCTTTTATACAAACAGCGAAAAAAAATCACAAGGGCATATTTATTCTTGTTAAAACATCGAACCCCCTCTCCGGTGAATTTCAGGATCTCTTATGTGGAAAGAGAAAACTCCATGAGATTATTGCAGAAAAGATACCTGTATGGGGAAAGGAATTAATCGGTAAGCAGGGATACAGCGCTATTGGAGCAGTTGTAGGAGCTACATTTCCACAAGAATTATCAATTTTACGAAAAATTATGCCTGCAGCTTACTTTCTCATACCAGGTTATGGCGCTCAGGGTGCAACAGCAAAAGACATGAAATGTTGTTTTAATCCCGATGGCCTCGGAGCGATTATAAATGCTTCCCGTTCTATTCTTTATGCTTATAACCTCTCGCCATGGAAAGAAAAATACGGCGTGAGTGCATGGAAAGAAGCTACCCGAGAAGCTATTATTAAAATGAATAGAGAACTTGAAGAAATCTCAGGTATGACATAA